One Hydrogenoanaerobacterium saccharovorans DNA segment encodes these proteins:
- a CDS encoding iron-sulfur cluster assembly scaffold protein, with translation MNYSHEVERMCTLTKGPKHGPAPIPEEGKWVKAYEVTDISGLSHGIGWCAPQQGACKLTLNVKNGIIEEALVETLGCSGMTHSAAMAGEILPGKTILEALNTDLVCDAINVAMREIFKQLVYGRTQTAFSEGGLPIGAGLEDLGKGLRSQVGTIFSTGAKGVRYLEMAEGYIMSVAVDENGEAIGYKFCKLGKMMEDIRHGVAPAEAFEKNVGTYGRYANAPKYIDPREE, from the coding sequence ATGAACTATTCTCATGAAGTTGAGAGAATGTGCACACTTACCAAAGGGCCGAAACATGGTCCGGCTCCAATCCCAGAAGAGGGCAAATGGGTAAAGGCTTACGAAGTTACCGATATTTCCGGTCTTTCTCACGGTATTGGCTGGTGCGCACCTCAGCAGGGCGCTTGCAAGCTGACACTGAATGTTAAAAACGGTATTATCGAGGAGGCTCTGGTTGAAACACTGGGCTGCTCCGGTATGACTCACTCCGCTGCTATGGCAGGCGAAATTCTGCCCGGCAAAACAATTTTGGAAGCTTTGAACACCGACCTCGTATGCGATGCAATCAACGTTGCAATGCGCGAGATTTTTAAACAGCTGGTATACGGCAGAACACAAACTGCGTTCTCCGAAGGCGGTCTCCCCATCGGTGCAGGCCTTGAGGATTTGGGCAAAGGCCTTCGTTCTCAGGTTGGTACCATCTTCTCTACCGGTGCAAAAGGCGTTCGCTACCTCGAAATGGCAGAGGGCTACATTATGTCCGTTGCTGTAGATGAGAACGGTGAGGCAATCGGCTACAAATTCTGCAAACTCGGCAAAATGATGGAGGATATCCGCCATGGTGTTGCCCCTGCAGAGGCGTTTGAGAAAAACGTTGGTACATACGGCCGTTACGCAAATGCGCCCAAGTACATCGACCCGAGAGAAGAATAA
- a CDS encoding GGGtGRT protein — protein sequence MVQFESKERRMPKIEACLKEYGIASLEDAKDLCLKHGIDVDKIVKGVQPIAFENAVWAYTLGTAIALKTGKKVAAEASEAIGIGLQAFCIPGSVAEQRNVGIGHGNLGAMLLRDETKCFCFLAGHESFAAAEGAIGIARTANKARKEPLRVILNGLGKDAAYIISRINGFTYVETNYVFETGELQVVRTVAFSDGEKAAVKVYGANDVLEGVAIMKAEGVDVSITGNSTNPTRFQHLVAGTYKKWSYENNVKYFSVASGGGTGRTLHPDNMGAGPASYGLTDSMGRMHGDAQFAGSSSVPAHVEMMGLIGMGNNPMVGATVACAVAASEALK from the coding sequence ATGGTACAATTTGAAAGTAAAGAGAGAAGAATGCCTAAAATCGAGGCATGTCTGAAAGAATACGGTATTGCATCGCTGGAAGATGCAAAAGACCTTTGCCTAAAACATGGCATTGATGTTGATAAAATCGTCAAAGGCGTACAGCCCATCGCGTTTGAAAACGCAGTTTGGGCATATACACTGGGTACCGCAATCGCACTGAAAACAGGCAAAAAAGTTGCCGCTGAGGCTTCCGAAGCGATTGGTATCGGTTTGCAGGCATTCTGCATCCCCGGTTCTGTTGCAGAGCAGAGAAACGTTGGTATCGGCCACGGTAACCTCGGCGCAATGCTGCTTCGCGACGAAACAAAATGCTTCTGCTTCCTTGCAGGCCATGAGTCTTTTGCTGCTGCTGAAGGCGCTATCGGTATTGCAAGAACCGCAAACAAAGCAAGAAAAGAACCCCTCAGAGTTATTCTGAACGGTTTGGGTAAAGATGCTGCTTACATCATCTCCCGAATCAACGGCTTTACCTATGTTGAAACCAACTATGTGTTCGAAACCGGCGAGCTGCAGGTTGTCAGAACCGTTGCTTTCTCAGACGGAGAAAAAGCTGCTGTTAAAGTTTACGGCGCAAACGACGTTCTTGAGGGCGTTGCTATCATGAAGGCAGAGGGCGTTGACGTTTCCATCACCGGTAACTCCACCAACCCCACCCGCTTCCAGCATCTGGTTGCAGGTACCTACAAAAAATGGTCTTACGAGAACAATGTAAAATACTTCTCCGTTGCATCCGGCGGCGGCACAGGCCGTACTCTGCATCCCGATAACATGGGTGCAGGCCCTGCTTCTTACGGTTTGACCGACTCGATGGGCAGAATGCACGGTGATGCTCAGTTTGCAGGTTCTTCTTCTGTTCCTGCTCACGTTGAGATGATGGGCCTGATCGGTATGGGCAACAACCCGATGGTTGGTGCTACCGTTGCATGCGCAGTTGCCGCAAGCGAGGCTCTGAAATAA
- a CDS encoding DUF4352 domain-containing protein: MDQENNQDNQIVPNNQSSQQPPKHCVRCGAALHGRFCSLCGLAEDATPPPQYIPVAPQKKKLKTSTIVLIVLAIVVGIALLVGGCSALFIFADRAGTFEPSVQEPFDAPPSDDFSFDFGYSNETKYSRVDVLNTARSPGSIDTIAPEGKEYLIVNLRITNIGDNIISYDTADFELCNSSGNLVPAQYTNIDAPTALGHGRLLPRGAVEGSVVFLIPKGELNLVLYMNDYESTISFPII; this comes from the coding sequence ATGGACCAAGAAAACAACCAAGATAACCAAATTGTACCCAACAACCAATCATCTCAACAACCGCCCAAACATTGTGTTCGCTGCGGGGCGGCTTTGCACGGCCGTTTTTGCAGCCTGTGCGGGTTGGCGGAGGATGCCACACCGCCTCCGCAATACATACCCGTAGCGCCGCAGAAGAAAAAGCTCAAAACCTCTACCATTGTGCTGATTGTACTTGCAATTGTGGTGGGGATTGCTTTGCTTGTGGGCGGGTGCTCGGCACTGTTTATCTTTGCCGACCGTGCAGGTACTTTTGAACCAAGTGTCCAAGAACCATTTGATGCCCCACCAAGCGATGATTTCAGCTTTGATTTTGGGTATTCCAACGAAACAAAATACTCCCGCGTAGATGTACTCAACACAGCCCGCAGCCCGGGCAGCATTGACACCATTGCACCCGAGGGCAAAGAATACCTTATCGTGAATTTACGCATCACCAATATCGGCGACAACATCATTTCTTACGATACCGCCGATTTTGAACTGTGCAACAGCAGCGGCAATTTGGTGCCTGCGCAATACACCAATATTGATGCGCCCACCGCCCTTGGTCACGGCAGGCTGCTCCCCAGAGGCGCAGTCGAAGGCAGCGTGGTGTTTCTAATCCCCAAAGGCGAGCTCAACTTGGTACTGTATATGAACGACTACGAAAGCACCATCAGTTTCCCTATCATATAA
- a CDS encoding PH domain-containing protein, whose product MKPFRAHPIMILEHLWRYGYLLIIPLSRGIIAGWQNNFKGWLRGAWLDLLVLFVILLLAVLRWCFITCQRLPDGYYLRGGIVWHSKSFIPQDRIDTLAVTYPFYLKPFSAARLRVDTKAGNFKKADVKLTLWRRDAQAMFEDREQRYTGESYLTREYSPRGIYIAALSAILSNSLTGVLFFATFIKQTGNLLGEEFSNRIFGTFEKFTKMMAFGIPPAAAAIAYLVMFGWLYTFLRNLIRHKNFCARRDENSLSITGGIFTNRKYSVAIDAVNYVDIRQSVLTKMLGLYSVFIHAVGFGKAKDDVSALIPASNSHDLMHHLDLLLPEFKLTKRQAKPNLGALFRFLNDAFWLCLLLPLLTYIMIKWFPSWKEFTLWVGFMSCLPAYLFLTVRIIDFLTSGMGRHGGSYTLRYSSGFYLHTVMMPCDKVASITLRQSIFQKMDNKCDVLIYSISEKRKKHHIRNIDKTQAIQILDIQLKDYGD is encoded by the coding sequence ATGAAACCGTTTCGTGCTCACCCCATTATGATATTAGAACACTTATGGCGTTACGGGTATCTGCTCATCATCCCGCTTAGCCGCGGTATTATTGCAGGGTGGCAAAACAACTTTAAAGGTTGGCTACGGGGCGCGTGGCTCGATTTGCTGGTGCTGTTTGTCATTTTGCTGCTTGCGGTTTTGCGTTGGTGCTTTATCACCTGCCAGCGTTTGCCTGACGGATATTATTTAAGAGGCGGAATCGTTTGGCACTCCAAAAGTTTTATCCCGCAAGATCGTATTGACACACTCGCTGTCACCTATCCGTTTTACCTCAAACCTTTCAGTGCCGCGCGCCTGCGTGTTGATACCAAAGCAGGTAACTTTAAAAAAGCCGATGTAAAGCTGACCTTATGGCGCCGCGATGCACAGGCAATGTTTGAAGACCGCGAGCAGCGTTATACAGGGGAGAGCTACCTCACCCGTGAATACAGCCCGCGCGGCATTTATATTGCAGCACTTTCGGCTATTCTATCAAACTCCTTGACAGGAGTACTGTTTTTTGCCACATTTATTAAGCAAACAGGTAACTTACTGGGCGAAGAGTTTAGTAACCGTATTTTTGGTACATTTGAAAAATTTACAAAAATGATGGCATTCGGTATCCCTCCAGCGGCGGCAGCCATCGCCTATTTGGTGATGTTCGGCTGGCTGTATACGTTTTTACGCAACCTTATCCGCCATAAAAATTTTTGTGCACGCAGAGACGAAAACTCATTGAGCATTACTGGCGGCATTTTTACCAACCGCAAATATTCCGTTGCAATCGATGCGGTTAACTATGTGGACATTCGGCAAAGTGTCCTGACAAAAATGCTGGGGTTGTATTCCGTTTTTATTCATGCGGTGGGGTTCGGTAAGGCAAAAGACGATGTTTCGGCACTTATTCCCGCATCCAATTCGCACGATTTGATGCATCATCTCGATTTGCTTTTACCCGAGTTTAAGCTCACCAAACGGCAGGCAAAACCAAACTTGGGTGCTTTGTTCCGTTTTCTCAACGATGCATTTTGGTTGTGCTTGCTCCTACCGCTGTTGACGTATATTATGATAAAATGGTTTCCGTCATGGAAAGAATTTACCCTTTGGGTTGGATTTATGAGCTGCCTGCCCGCATATCTTTTTTTGACGGTGCGTATTATCGATTTTTTAACATCGGGGATGGGGCGGCACGGGGGCAGTTATACATTGCGCTACTCCAGCGGCTTTTACCTGCATACCGTAATGATGCCGTGTGATAAGGTGGCAAGCATTACCCTACGGCAAAGTATTTTTCAAAAGATGGACAACAAATGCGATGTGCTGATTTATTCTATTTCTGAAAAAAGAAAAAAGCATCACATTCGTAATATTGATAAAACACAGGCAATACAAATACTGGATATTCAGCTAAAAGATTACGGGGATTAG
- a CDS encoding PH domain-containing protein, protein MNLRKIDRYALLVWRMRLCVAALVPSFLTALFFSPTRVLWLLITALWLTAFLVMFLWYYPLKYRKLSYAANSEVLVINCGVIYTRRKSVYVKNIQYISLVTLPLDNLFGLCMVFFHVAGGNVYLPGVRISDALLLREMLTPTIMGEDCE, encoded by the coding sequence ATGAATCTTCGTAAAATAGATAGGTACGCCTTACTGGTTTGGCGTATGCGGCTGTGTGTGGCTGCACTGGTTCCCTCCTTTCTTACAGCACTGTTTTTTTCACCAACCAGGGTTCTTTGGCTGCTTATCACAGCTTTGTGGTTAACCGCTTTTCTCGTTATGTTTCTATGGTATTATCCACTGAAATACCGCAAGCTCAGCTATGCAGCAAACAGCGAAGTTTTGGTTATCAACTGCGGCGTAATATATACCAGACGTAAATCTGTGTATGTTAAAAACATACAGTATATCTCTTTGGTAACACTGCCTCTGGATAATCTTTTTGGCCTTTGCATGGTATTTTTCCACGTTGCAGGCGGCAATGTGTATCTGCCGGGCGTTCGCATCAGCGATGCTCTGCTGCTACGGGAGATGCTTACCCCAACAATTATGGGGGAGGACTGCGAATGA
- a CDS encoding Tex family protein, with product MDLIKQLTAEFKLREQQVENTVKLIDDGNTIPFIARYRKELTGSLDDQVLRELFERLTYLRGLEKRKDEVRTSITALEQMTEEIEKALADAKTLSEVEDIYRPYKPKRKTRASVAKEKGLEPLAVKILLQEPSFQPQTAATEYINEEKGVATTEEALAGAQDIIAEMISDNADCRKLLRQYMFKFGMVKTAGTKDDMGVYEMYNEYSEPVNRIAGHRVLAIDRGEREDFLKVSIAADNDVCKSILFRHYIKGENSSSAIVKAAAEDGYDRLIFPSLEREIRSQLTETAAEQAIKVFGLNLRHLLIQPPVKNSVTLGLDPGYRTGCKLAVVDATGKVLETGVIYPTLGSAGKMEEAKRITKAFILKHKVTTIAIGNGTASHESEVFIADLLKELDCQAAYMVVSEAGASVYSASKLAAEEFPEYDVSLRSAVSIARRLQDPLAELVKIDPKAIGVGQYQHDMPKARLDESLNGVVESCVNSVGVDVNTASFALLAHVAGVNSGVAKNIVAFREENGEFTERKQLLKVPKLGKKAFEQCAGFLRVISGKNILDNTSVHPESYDAAKKLLELCGYTLTEVKNTQISELRERAEKIGMPKLAEQTGVGVPTLNDIISELLKPGRDPRDELPKPLLRTDVMSLEDLKEGMLLDGTVRNVIDFGCFVDIGVHEDGLVHISEIADRYIKHPSEAVKVGDIVKVRVLGVDLKRKRISLSIKQAVG from the coding sequence ATGGATTTGATAAAACAACTCACTGCCGAATTCAAACTGCGCGAACAGCAGGTGGAAAACACCGTCAAGCTGATTGATGACGGAAACACCATCCCGTTTATCGCACGATACCGTAAAGAGCTTACCGGCTCGCTGGACGATCAGGTTCTGCGCGAACTGTTTGAGCGTCTTACTTATTTGCGCGGTTTAGAAAAACGCAAAGACGAAGTACGCACCTCCATCACAGCTCTGGAGCAAATGACCGAAGAAATAGAAAAAGCCCTTGCAGATGCCAAAACCTTGTCTGAGGTGGAGGATATTTACCGCCCTTACAAACCAAAGCGCAAAACCCGCGCCAGTGTGGCGAAAGAAAAAGGGTTGGAACCACTTGCGGTGAAGATTTTACTGCAAGAGCCGTCGTTTCAACCGCAAACTGCGGCTACCGAATACATCAACGAAGAAAAAGGCGTTGCCACTACAGAAGAAGCGCTTGCCGGCGCGCAAGATATTATTGCGGAAATGATTTCGGATAACGCCGACTGCCGCAAGCTGCTGCGCCAATACATGTTTAAGTTTGGTATGGTAAAAACGGCGGGCACCAAAGACGATATGGGCGTTTACGAAATGTACAACGAATATTCGGAGCCGGTAAACCGCATTGCAGGGCACCGCGTGTTGGCTATTGACCGCGGCGAGCGCGAAGATTTCTTGAAAGTATCCATAGCGGCAGATAACGATGTGTGCAAATCCATTTTATTCCGCCATTACATCAAAGGCGAAAATTCATCTTCCGCCATTGTAAAAGCCGCCGCGGAAGACGGCTACGACCGCTTGATTTTCCCTTCGCTTGAGCGCGAAATCCGCAGCCAGCTTACCGAAACTGCAGCGGAACAGGCAATTAAAGTGTTCGGTTTAAATCTGCGCCATCTGCTGATTCAACCGCCTGTAAAAAACTCGGTAACTTTGGGGCTTGACCCCGGCTACCGCACCGGCTGCAAGCTTGCGGTGGTAGACGCGACGGGTAAAGTGCTCGAAACAGGCGTCATCTACCCCACATTGGGCAGTGCGGGTAAAATGGAAGAGGCAAAGCGCATCACAAAAGCATTTATACTAAAACATAAGGTTACCACCATCGCGATTGGCAACGGCACCGCCTCGCACGAATCGGAGGTATTCATTGCCGACCTGTTAAAGGAACTGGACTGCCAAGCCGCCTATATGGTGGTAAGCGAAGCGGGTGCTTCGGTATATTCCGCTAGCAAACTTGCCGCGGAAGAATTCCCCGAATACGATGTATCGCTGCGCAGTGCGGTTTCGATTGCACGACGTTTGCAAGACCCTTTGGCAGAACTGGTTAAGATTGACCCCAAGGCAATTGGCGTAGGGCAATACCAGCACGATATGCCCAAAGCTCGGCTGGATGAGAGCCTGAACGGCGTGGTGGAAAGCTGTGTAAACTCGGTTGGCGTAGATGTTAACACCGCCTCGTTTGCACTGCTGGCACATGTCGCAGGTGTCAACAGCGGCGTAGCAAAAAACATCGTCGCTTTCCGCGAAGAAAACGGCGAGTTTACCGAGCGGAAACAGCTGTTAAAAGTACCCAAACTGGGCAAAAAAGCTTTTGAGCAGTGTGCAGGGTTTTTACGCGTAATCAGCGGGAAGAATATTTTGGATAACACCTCGGTTCACCCCGAAAGCTATGATGCGGCTAAAAAGCTGCTGGAGCTTTGCGGCTATACACTCACCGAGGTAAAAAACACTCAAATAAGTGAACTCCGCGAGCGTGCCGAAAAAATTGGTATGCCAAAGCTTGCCGAACAAACGGGTGTAGGTGTGCCTACCCTTAACGATATCATCTCAGAGCTGCTCAAGCCCGGGCGCGACCCGCGTGACGAACTGCCCAAACCGCTGCTGCGCACCGACGTAATGTCCTTGGAAGATTTAAAAGAGGGCATGCTGCTGGACGGCACCGTCCGCAATGTCATCGATTTTGGGTGCTTTGTAGATATCGGCGTACACGAAGACGGGCTGGTACACATTTCTGAAATAGCCGACCGCTACATCAAGCACCCATCCGAGGCGGTAAAGGTAGGCGACATCGTCAAGGTTCGCGTGCTTGGGGTAGATTTAAAACGCAAACGTATTTCTTTAAGCATCAAGCAAGCTGTGGGTTGA
- a CDS encoding DUF1015 domain-containing protein — MLQVKPFRAMRFNTQKAGTISSLCCPPYDIISEEQRKAYIAANEHNIIRLELPRGETPYETAGATLKEWLAEGVLAQDDKAGIYLYEEEFTVKGETKRVKGFISLVKLEEFEKEIILPHEETLSKAKADRFNLMSSTYCNFSQIYSLYFDENRKVATIIERLSAGRPDVEFTAEDGIVHRLWCVYEQEEINAVAKLMEDKKAYIADGHHRYETALNFRNHLREQGVITDDSHLGNYVMMMLVNMEHEGLVVFPTHRIVKNLASFDEQAVLHACEQYFDIETKQGDMQAPLEEKYNQGKKSFVLYTGKKEWRQLTLKDDKVMTELLPEMSEAYKNLDVSILHTLVLERIFGIDKENMANQVNLRYTRDFDEAIEAVDGGEANCAFIINPTRVSEIAAVAEAKEKMPQKSTYFYPKLITGLVMNKLQ; from the coding sequence ATGTTACAAGTGAAACCGTTTCGCGCAATGCGCTTTAACACGCAAAAAGCAGGCACAATCAGTTCCCTTTGCTGCCCGCCGTACGACATTATAAGTGAAGAGCAGCGCAAGGCGTACATTGCTGCAAACGAGCATAATATTATTCGTTTGGAGCTGCCCCGTGGCGAAACCCCTTACGAAACAGCGGGTGCAACCTTAAAAGAGTGGCTTGCCGAGGGCGTTCTTGCGCAAGACGATAAGGCAGGCATCTATCTTTACGAAGAAGAATTTACCGTTAAAGGTGAAACCAAGCGTGTCAAGGGCTTTATCTCGCTGGTAAAGCTGGAAGAATTCGAAAAAGAAATTATTCTGCCGCATGAAGAAACTTTGTCCAAGGCAAAAGCAGACCGATTTAACCTGATGAGCAGTACCTACTGCAACTTTAGCCAAATTTATTCTTTGTATTTTGATGAAAATAGAAAAGTAGCAACTATAATAGAGCGACTCTCCGCCGGCAGACCGGACGTGGAGTTTACTGCGGAGGACGGTATTGTTCACCGCCTGTGGTGCGTATATGAGCAAGAAGAGATCAACGCCGTTGCCAAGCTGATGGAGGACAAAAAGGCATATATCGCCGATGGGCACCATCGTTACGAAACCGCACTGAACTTTCGTAATCATCTGCGTGAGCAGGGCGTTATTACCGATGACAGCCACCTCGGCAACTATGTGATGATGATGCTCGTGAATATGGAGCACGAAGGGCTTGTGGTGTTCCCCACCCACCGCATTGTAAAAAATTTGGCAAGTTTTGATGAGCAAGCTGTGCTGCATGCTTGCGAGCAGTATTTTGATATCGAAACGAAACAGGGTGATATGCAGGCGCCTTTGGAGGAAAAGTACAACCAAGGCAAAAAAAGCTTTGTGCTTTATACAGGCAAAAAAGAGTGGCGCCAGTTAACGCTTAAAGACGATAAAGTGATGACTGAATTGCTGCCCGAAATGAGCGAAGCATATAAAAATTTGGATGTCTCTATCCTGCATACCCTTGTGTTGGAGCGTATTTTCGGCATTGATAAAGAAAACATGGCAAATCAGGTGAATTTGCGCTATACCCGCGATTTTGATGAGGCAATCGAAGCGGTAGACGGCGGTGAAGCAAACTGTGCGTTCATCATCAACCCTACCCGTGTAAGCGAGATTGCGGCGGTTGCGGAAGCAAAAGAAAAAATGCCCCAAAAGAGCACCTATTTTTACCCCAAGCTGATTACAGGGCTTGTGATGAACAAACTGCAATAA
- a CDS encoding phosphatase PAP2 family protein, which yields MELQMLLAIQAIANPVLDYLFIAVTILGEPIAAIIVLTVVYWLWDKETGEYMSFTLLLSLNINGLVKNIFKLPRPIGEKGVRTLRPETATGNSFPSGHTQTAATLYCSYAWRVRRTWITAGALLLTVLTAVSRLYLGVHWPKDVLAGLLLGVAVSIGGYLLFTNINRDGCERVYLLTAAIFLPLAILLADADFAKSYGMLLGFAVAVPLEHRYVKFSTDYLTLGGKLKREALGLAVLIAAKLLLKMVLPATLLFDALEYAMIAFITFFVCPMLFVKLRI from the coding sequence TTGGAACTGCAAATGTTACTCGCAATCCAAGCGATTGCCAACCCGGTATTGGATTATTTGTTTATTGCTGTTACCATACTGGGCGAGCCGATAGCCGCGATTATCGTGCTCACCGTTGTATATTGGTTATGGGATAAAGAAACCGGCGAGTATATGAGTTTTACACTGCTGCTCTCGCTGAATATAAACGGGCTTGTTAAAAATATATTTAAGCTCCCCCGCCCCATAGGTGAAAAGGGCGTTCGCACCTTGCGCCCCGAAACTGCCACGGGCAATTCGTTCCCAAGCGGGCACACGCAAACGGCAGCAACGCTTTATTGCTCTTATGCATGGCGTGTGCGCCGTACGTGGATTACTGCGGGTGCGCTGTTGCTCACCGTGCTGACGGCAGTTTCAAGGCTGTACCTTGGTGTACATTGGCCCAAAGACGTACTGGCAGGGCTGCTGCTGGGCGTTGCAGTTTCTATCGGCGGGTACCTGCTGTTTACCAACATCAACCGCGATGGCTGTGAGCGGGTGTATCTGCTTACGGCGGCAATATTTTTACCGCTTGCAATTTTGTTGGCAGATGCCGATTTTGCCAAAAGTTATGGAATGCTGTTGGGTTTTGCTGTGGCAGTGCCGTTGGAGCACCGTTATGTAAAGTTTTCAACCGATTACCTGACACTTGGTGGAAAACTTAAGCGCGAAGCATTGGGTTTGGCGGTGTTAATAGCCGCCAAGTTATTACTCAAAATGGTTTTGCCTGCTACCCTGCTGTTTGATGCTTTAGAATATGCGATGATTGCGTTTATTACGTTTTTTGTATGCCCTATGTTGTTTGTAAAATTGCGCATTTAA
- a CDS encoding CdaR family transcriptional regulator, whose amino-acid sequence MQISKDNAMKIVTEISGIINQHVNMMDERGIIIASTDPERLGTFHAGAAQVVSNKLEELIVQNNSEYEGTRKGINLPIVFQNEVVGVIGITGEREKVVKYGQIIKKMTEILLLDTSAKEQKKIDDRIRARFLDEWVFGDAGNFNQPFIERGIELGIDITVPRRVLVASIIELKNYSDNPEGQRLIDNVNKTVRHMMEQTSGGVFMKTAFQFVCLVPDCPDEQMNRLAEQIARTVYGAFQVRLAIGIDSRAASYSLIHQSYIKAEKALRACVSSSDKKPRFYNDINVELFMGDIPKATKEEFVRRVFRGCTPEEIENWMPLLQAFFDVDGSIGLAAQRLFIHKNTLQYKLKKLHELTGYDPRSLSNAALFTMAIQFYNENRDELLLY is encoded by the coding sequence ATGCAAATATCCAAGGATAATGCAATGAAAATTGTCACCGAAATCAGCGGTATCATCAATCAGCATGTCAATATGATGGACGAGCGGGGCATCATCATCGCAAGCACTGACCCAGAGCGGCTGGGCACATTTCATGCCGGTGCGGCGCAGGTTGTATCAAATAAGCTGGAAGAACTCATCGTGCAAAACAACAGTGAGTACGAGGGCACACGCAAAGGCATCAACCTGCCCATTGTCTTTCAAAACGAGGTAGTCGGGGTCATTGGTATTACGGGCGAACGCGAAAAGGTGGTAAAATACGGGCAGATTATTAAAAAAATGACTGAGATTCTTTTGCTTGACACCAGTGCCAAAGAACAAAAAAAGATTGATGACCGCATTCGTGCCCGCTTTTTGGATGAGTGGGTTTTTGGCGATGCAGGCAATTTTAATCAGCCTTTTATCGAGCGCGGTATCGAGCTGGGGATAGATATCACGGTACCCCGCCGTGTACTGGTGGCATCGATTATAGAATTAAAAAATTACAGCGATAATCCGGAAGGGCAGCGGCTGATTGACAATGTGAATAAAACGGTAAGGCATATGATGGAACAGACAAGCGGCGGTGTATTTATGAAAACGGCGTTTCAGTTCGTTTGTTTGGTACCCGATTGCCCCGATGAACAAATGAACAGGCTTGCGGAGCAGATTGCCCGCACGGTATATGGTGCGTTCCAGGTGCGCCTCGCAATTGGGATAGACAGCCGAGCGGCAAGTTACAGCCTAATACACCAGTCCTACATCAAAGCAGAAAAAGCTTTGCGGGCATGTGTGTCCTCTTCTGATAAAAAGCCGCGTTTTTATAACGACATCAATGTGGAGCTGTTTATGGGTGATATTCCAAAGGCAACCAAAGAAGAATTTGTGCGCAGAGTATTTCGGGGCTGTACACCGGAAGAAATTGAAAACTGGATGCCCCTTTTGCAGGCATTTTTTGATGTTGACGGCTCGATAGGGCTTGCAGCACAACGCCTGTTTATACACAAAAACACGTTGCAATATAAACTGAAAAAACTACATGAGCTTACAGGATACGACCCCCGCAGCCTTTCGAATGCGGCACTGTTTACCATGGCAATCCAGTTTTACAACGAAAACCGCGATGAATTGCTGCTGTATTGA